DNA sequence from the Cucumis melo cultivar AY chromosome 6, USDA_Cmelo_AY_1.0, whole genome shotgun sequence genome:
TTCAGCTGTATGGGACTGATGCAATTCTACAGCCACTGCTTGTTTTGTGGCTGTTGGTTGATAATGGTGGCTCTATGGTTGGGGATGATACTTTATTTTATGTTTCGTCCCATTTTCCACCATGCCTAAAGGTCTCTATGTAAGCTTCCAAAAAGCTTTTATGTTTTCATCTTTTCAGTTGTATGGGATATATGTTTTTTTCCATGACAGTGGGCTCAGTTATCTCAGTATTTCCATCTCTAAAATTGCctagcatttttttttctttttcattttttaaaagaattgtgATGGGTGTGATGGCGATatatatcatctttttttttattattattattgttgttgttgttattatcttCTATGTAAATTTGAAGACATTGTTTAATGGACGTGTCGATGTTAAACTTCTTTATGATATTTTGATCTAACATGGCAAGCGGATCAATATTTAAAAGATTtacagaaaaaaaaaccaaGTGGTGAATAGATATCAAAGAGCCTCTGTAGTGTAAAATGAGAAAAAGCAATGTttcaaaagttattttaaattttcatgtttttgtttgttttctttttccaaaaaacttattttcttaattGAATACTTCGgaaatatatttctttcaatattatatataatgaatatgttaatttattttatttgatctttttttttcttctgaatTTTTCGTTACTTGGGGACAAACATAGTCAACTATTCtaggaaagaaaataaagtaatttttaatAGACGGGTGTCTAAATTCTGTTTAGTTAGTCAAAATGTTCATTTGTTatgatatttatatttgttatagttcttactattttatatttatcatttttttactTTGTTATGTGTTATACatcaaatcaaatatatattataatttatttacaaacagtactttttattatttaagatTGTAACAATTAACTTTTTTTTGCTCAAACCATAGAACTCTCTCTTCTAAAAAcgcaaaagaaaaaggaaaatatttttgATTCTATGGACCCCTTAGACCTTCAATCAATGAGGTGAAGTCACATGCATGCGTGCACATCAACTTTATAAAAAGTGAGTTCCAAACCTGGGCGGCACTATGTAACTCAATACGATATGAGAGGGCGTTGGGTGGATTGTTTTTTACTCTATGTTTCTCAGGTTCTTCTGCTTGtgtttattctatttttttttttttaaagaaaacatattCTTTTGTGTAGTATTAGTATTTTTTTCAGACTTCTGTTCAAATCTCTTTTCAGTTTCTATAACGATTAGATCAATCATAGAACAGAGAAGAGTTTCATAGGAGAGAGTGGCTCTCAAAGACTCGAATGACTGAAGCGGACTTCCTCATCACTGTTTTATAGATATGGATGATAAAAAGGTTCAAATAAACAAAGAAGGTTGAGAATTGTACCCGACTTTAGGGGCATATGATAGTCGTATTCAATGGACACGCATTAGATTAATCTAACATACAATACAATTTCCAAatcttcttttccaataaaataataacaacaataataggaaaaaaaaaaaaaaaaaaaaacaatcctCTAGGGAGTCTTCATAATatttaaatagtattttagtgatttctaattttcatcttttatatCTCATAATAATTGTtgaatgtgaaatttttgactATCACAATTTATTATGTCATTTATCAAATTGATGAcagaaatacaaaaaattgaatttgggaCTAGTTAAGAGTTAACTTATGTCCCAAATGCAAATTGAAGATATAAATTGACGAATCTTGGTGACGTCACGTACTTTCATCATGACCGTTAGATCAAGTTAATTTGTAAGACTCAATTAAATGTTCTATATCTGattcaaaattcaattgagtccaAAAATAGGTTTAATTTATGTCAAAAGCTAAATAAGGTCCAGATTCACATGGTTGAGCTCATGGGTCCGATACATGGATTAACAAGCCCAAGCGCATAAACTCCACTGacaactctataaatagaggagttgtCTTCATTTGTGGGCTTATAATTTTTTACCTATTGAAGACATGTTTTGCTTGTTGAAGCTCAAGTTCTTTGGAGATGCAAATCTTTCTCCAAGGCTCTGACTTTAAAGACATCAAGTGCTTCACTTCCATACAACTTCCATACATAGTACACATTCAATGGAGAAAATCAAAAGATCAAGTACTAGAGTCCGTACCACATCACATCAACACAAACACATCATAAGTTCAATTTCATGGAAAACGTTTTTGATGAAAAAACGTTTCTCCTGATAATCTTGTGTGAGTAGTAAGAATAAGTTAAATTAATCCCCTATTCTTAAACCTTTAAATATATTTTGGAATATTCCTAAAATTATTACCTATTCGGTTTGaaagataaaaatattttaaaatatatttgataGTACGTGACATTGTCtactttaaatttttaaataaattctTCTTATCAATAAAGATGGTtcttatttaaataataataatgataaattttCTATTAGCTAATGTAGAATTTTTCCTGTACTTTCGACACAAAGCTAAACTCACTTTTTATGGTTTAGATCGATATAAATGGAGTGTGACATAGTGTTCTGTCAATTTTAATTGGTGTCGATGTTGATTATGATGCAATATAATTTATCCTCTAATATTTGATCCcttaactttctttttattgaaaatCTATGTTTGATTTGAAGAAGTAAAACACATTATGTTCTTGAAGTTGTAGTTTTGAAAAAAAGGTTGCATCTTTAAAAGAAACTTTAACCTTTGAAGGTGATCGGCTTAGGAGGTATTCGAATTATTAGAAGATTTCTCTCTAAATTTTATGAACTACATATTTATAAAGTCCTCCGATGAACTTTGTGAGCTTTGTTGGTCTATGAATCAGACCTATGATTCAATCGTAAAAAACAGTCGACATTATcttatgtttttagttttaatttgggatacaaataaatttacaaataacGATTTATGATTGGTCCAaaattactatatttgaaagCATGAAAAATGATATTAACATGTGAAACTAATATCCAATAATAGTTATGCAGAAGCATGCCCAAGTAATCCACAGTTAGGATCTAAAATAGCTTAACAACATATTTAAGAAACATAAAACATAGATTCCTAACCAAAGAGTTTACATACGCTCCAAAACTAATATGACACTTTCATAATTTCTCATATTTAAGAATTCCAATACAACACTTTTCTAATTTCCTATTATTAACTCACAacatccaaaataaaatagtttgaTTCTCATATTCTCAAATTATGGAGAATGGTGTGACAATGATGCGAAACACTTCCAACTTTACAATTGTCAATTAGTTTTATTGGTTACAAAAGTTTGGGGATCACTTGCATTTTGCATTTGGTATAAGAACCTTTGTTTCTTTTACTTCTCGACTTCCCCGCAGTGTAAAACCTACCTCCTCCCTCCTCCCTCCTCCCTCCTCCATACTCCAATCACAAATTCCACACCATAAATTTCATTCAAACCAAATTTTCCCTACTCCCATTTCAATGAAGCAAAAATCAAGCTCTCTAAATATGGCGACGCCTCTACTtcctttcttcatcttctccttATTCTCCATTTCCGCCTCTCAGTCAACCGGTTCTCTGCCTCAACCTGCTTCTAAATCCTTATCCATTGCCTATATTCGGGTTCCCTTTATCATTCTACTCTACCTCTcttctttcttcaattttttctttcacCCCTCCATTCGTGTTCTTATCTCactctcttctcttcttctttttctattttctcctGAAGGAAGCGGGAGATTGCAATTACAGAGTCAATATAACAACAAGCTGCTCATCCCCTTTCTATATTAGTTCCGAAATCGGCGTTCTGTTTGGGGACGCTCATGGGAATCAGGTTCGTTTTAATCTTCCGAGATTTTGCTTTTAAATTACTTTGCAATTACTTCATCTCTCGAAGCCTCTAGACTTAgagaatgaaattaaaatagttcGTGGTGCTGAAGTTTTATTTAATATGGCTGTTTTGCCAATCTGCTTGGTTAAGGTTTATTTTTGAATATTCGAGTTTTGAATTGCAAGAAAAGAACAAATTACTGCTTTAGAACATGTGggctttccttttccttttttgaaattGAAGTTTGAGGAAATATATTCATTAAGATTCTTGAGAGTCCTTCATCAATTTGGGATTCTCTTACactttcttatattttattgaATGAATGGAAAATTGATATTAGAAACTTATAATCTGTTTTGAAAGATGTCTGTTATTACATGCAATGTATTATGTGATGGTTCGCTGTTAATATTATATATCTATCACTTAAAAACAGTTTTGAAactaaaatcaaatttttgtttACAGAAAGGGTAGTAGCACTGTTAGTCATTCAAATCaacttaaaatttatatttcgTCATTACCGTTATCTATCATCTAACAAGAACCTAAGCACAGTCGTAAACTCGATATTTAAACTATCACTTAGTGGCTTTAAACAATTGGAAACGTAGATGTTCATTGAATAGATAAAATGAACAAATTATGTACCATCTGTGGTTGGTTTTTAttcaataatataataaaaatgaagATAAAGACAAAAGAACTTTGTTTTATGTAGTAGGTTTGGTTTTGAACGtattctttcttaatttttttttatagtggTTTGGATCTTccttttaagtaaaatggttGAATTGTAGATTCTAAAACTGTCTTGCCGAGAcatttaaagaagaaaagagaaaaaggaaaagaaagctcTGTTTGACCAACCTTTATAGTTATATGAAGGTTTATGTTACTGATTTAGAATTTGAAAAGCAGATATATGAGCCAAAGCTAGAAGTTGAAAGCGGCAATGCATTTGGGAAATGCAGAAAAGACATATTTGAACTGATAGGACCATGCACTGACCAGATATGTTTCTTTTATCTTTACAAGAACGGCTCAGACGATTGGATTCCAGAGACTGTAGAAATCTCCAGCCCTGATATTGACACTGTTAAATACACATACAACTCCTCAATCCCGAATGACACATGGTATGGCTTTGATGACTGCCAATACTTTCCGTCACCATCACCGCCACCACCACCGCCTCCATCAGTCCCTTCCACAGCCGGCTGTCTGCCAAGGTGGAAATGGCTTGCTTCTCTGATCCCTGTGCTTTTCAGCAGCTTTTTGCTATGAATGTTATTGTCAGTCTGTATTATGGGTTTTGGCTTGGTGGGCtagatatattttttgtttctattttgaTCCACCGCTGTGTCTGTATTTGTACTGTATTTTCGAATTTGATGATCATATGAAGAGCTGTGTAATTCAACTTTGATATATGTAGAAACGGATTTGATGGAGTTGTGTTATGATTGTTGAATATGGAGGAGTATCTGTTACTATCATAATTTCCATATGTTGCATATCTTAGCACTTGAATATCCAAGGAGAATGTGTTTTGGGAAAAATGGAAGGCTACAAAAGGTGAACTACATAAAAAATACACAAGCAAATAGAATTGCGCATGTTAAGTAGATTTACTGTATTTACGATCTTTTAAgaatattgttatatatttgattattgtttttaaaattattattctaaatacaaatttaaattatCATATTATTAAGTTAGCTTTAAAATTAtcttgaagaaggaaagaaattaaaccaactTGGGTATAAAAATGTCTTTTTTTTGGTTGACACAAAACAAACGCATAAATAAGTTAAGCTATGCTCAAAAgtcattcaaaatttaaacatatgaatctataaaatttaataattaaaaccGAGAACGGATGTGGAAATTTGTGTACCGTTCAACGGTTCAAATAAATATGATGGCTCTTTGTAGGATGCATCATACTCGGTAATTTTTCGTACTCTTCTTCTCCAAAGGCTCCTCCACGCACCCAGAAAAAATGGACATTAAAGGGGTGCTCTGTCTTCTCCTTACCTCCGCCATTCTTTTCCCTTCCTTAGAAGCCACCGAATTGCTGCCCAAACCTGCCGAATCCTTTAATTTAACCTATATTCAGGTATCTCCGTTTTGTATCGCTGATTTCCATTtctctttccatttccatttccatttccattttgcTGATTTTCAATCTGTTGTATTCCTTGGATGTATCTGACAACgatttaattttgtgtttttgtttGCAACTTTCTGATGTTGAAGCAACTTGGGAGTTGTTCTTATTCGGTTGTTATATCAACGAGTTGTTTGTCACCTACATACACAAGGGATCAGATCAGTCTCTCATTCGGCGATGCTTATGGAAACCAGGTTTTCTTTGTTTAAACCTTCATTTTCCCAATGATTGTATCGGAATAGAAAGGCCTAGGTTTCTCGATCGTCTACGATTTGAACTAATTTTAGATATTGTTATGGTTGATGAATAAAATCGGAGTTCAATTTTGCAATTGATTAGGGATACAAACGCTTACGAACTTCTCCTTAGGTTATGGTAATATATTGGTTTTACACTTTATCTTTCGATACAAAATGAAATTGAAATCTACTCGGGTTTCTATTTCTCGAATCAGGATTATGATGGGATGATAGTCTGTTGATTTATATGTTCTTCAAATCAGTTATGCATTTATTGATAAATTAACATATCTTAGAAATCATCCATAGTAATTAGCCAGTTGAGTAATATCTCATATATAGCTCATTAACATGTCTAGAACTTCCAAAACATCGGCAGATCACAGTGTTGAtagaagaatttgaaagaaCACCTATACCATATTATAGTTCAAAAGCAATCTCAGTTACGTCTTTTACTTTCAGATAAATTTGGGAAAAATTGAACATTTTATAATTAATCATTGAAGAAGTTTGTTTTGTATAACGAGTGGTGAGTTTTAACTTGTGTATCAGATTTATGTGCCAAGGCTCGATGACCCATCTAGAAGGATATTTGAAAGATGTTCTTCTGATACATTTGGCATTAATGGACCTTGTGCTTACCAAATTTGCTATGTTTATCTTTATCGCACCGGACCGGATGCCTGGATCCCAACAACAGTGACAATCTCTGGTCATAATTCTAGACCCGTCACATTTAACTACAACACTGCCATACCGAGCGATGTATGGTTCGGGTTTAACTTGTGTGGTCATCCTTCGTCCTCAAACCATATTTCAGGTTGCATAGGGTGCTTCTATGTCATTTTAGTGTCTATTCTTCTACTTCTCTTGTAACTTTGTGTTATGTGAGGATGGTTGTTCATGTTCTATCCCTTGATAAGAATATACTTTACATGTAGCACTTTTAGTATAGGGGACTAGTGCAGAGTTGTACAACAGGCTGAGGGAGTTGTTGGTGATCGAGACTCCCGACTTGGGATAAGCTTTTGAAGATCTTATTTTGGAATTGGGAAATAGAGAAATTTCTGGTTTTGTTTATTTCTTGATATGTAAAATGAAAAGAGATACgaaaatttttgtttatttatttgctTCAAGTGGGATTCTTCCTTTAACGCTTTATCCTATAAAAACTCTGTTATACCTCAGCCATGTAAAGGCATGCCCTCAAAGATGTACATTTAACCCCTAATAAGATGGGGAATTCTCAAATACACGAGAAATGAGGGAAGGAGTGGAGATGATTATTTCCATTGACATTTTAGGATCGGGGACGGAAAATACATTCCCCGACCCCAATCCCGATCCCGGCCTCGCtccaaaagaaaagaatgtatatatatatcaaaaacaaaaaacaaaaaacaaaagtggGTATATTTCTCCATGGGAACTCAATTTGCGTGGAATTCTATCCCGTCCCATGGAAAAATTCCCGCTCCGTGGACATCTCTACCTCAAACACTATTATGTTGGAGGTtgggattttatttttattttattattttttagaaatgatcCCATGTTTGAGAGTGATtgttcaaattttcaaaattataaacatgtttttaatttttcaaatttaattttaatggtataaaaatttaaaagagtaaaatataatattaagtCAATTTTGAGTGATTAAAATTATGTTTTAAAGTAATTTCAAACTCAAAAAAGTGATTTTGTTGATTTTGGATATCACTCTCAAGTATGTACTTAGATTGTTCTAAGTGTGGTTGTTGAAATTATGGTTGTGTTCTGGGTCAATATCTCATTATTATTGTTTCATTACGATAAATGTGGATAGAGAGGATTTAAAGTTTTAACTTTTcgacaaaaaagaaaagtagatATCTTAACTATCTAATCTCTGTTCTTGAGAATAATAAAATGAGTCATATGATAGTATAGTGtataaaagtttcaaacttaTTTAGGTTTATGTTTTCGAGCCGTACTTGGAATGGTAATTTTAGAAGAATAAATTTATAACCATTGATTTTGTAAAAGTGATTTTACCATCAAATTCTTGTTTGGTTCCAAACTTTTAAAAGGGATTTTTAAATACTTAaaagtaattttgaattattatatgtTTGGTTCAAAAAGCGTAAAAATTaccaaattatattttatatttgaaaattatttaaccaattaactataataatatataattttttattaatttagttttacttttattgttgaaatgtttttattaaaatgttgGCCATAATAGTTGTTGAAAAATTGTCATGAGAGATGGTGGTCGATGCTAGTACTGAAAAATGGTGATTAGAGATTGACATAAGTGGTTGCTGAAATTGTCAATAATGGTCACTAAAACAAGATCGTCGACAGTTGGACAAAAACGGTTGTCGAGAATATGGTTTCTTGAGgctttaataaatatataactatattaatttttttaaaataaatatctaATTTATTGGAAGTTGTTCGACGTTAGTTGCTGAAATGCAATCGAGTAAAATTGATCGGTGCTAGAAACATTGATCTAAGGTTGGCGGCAATGATTTCATGAAGTTATTCAAAGTTGTCATAGACTATAATTGTTGAAAATTTATCATAAAAAAGCGGTcataaatttcttttataaatattttagttcattttaatATGTCTATTAAAtaagtatatataaaaaaagactTTTTGAAGTTTCTTTTCTAATCCATCCTAACATagacaaatttaattttaaaacaagaagaattttaagaaaatatttgaaggtacagttagttttttatttttattttatcatatACTGAATCAAGATATGTCTCTTTCTAATTACTAGAATTGTTGCATAATTAAATCATTTGATCCACGGAGTAAGTAATTTTAGTTTCTACTACTCTCATAAAGTTTTTGGAAATTTTTATGGATGGCATTTTCATAAAAACCAAAACTTGATATttacatttacaaaagtttaATGTAACATTGGGGATAAGATGAGGAACAAAGAATGAAAAGGTATTATTTTTTGTTGGGAACTTGAGTAGAAGATTCTCGACTTGAAACCTACCTAATGTATTAAGATGCTGAGCTACTCATGCGGTGGGTTTTTGCCACCGCTACCATCACCCCCCGCAGTCGCCACCGTAGGCTTCTTACTACCAAAAACTTCCAGATAAATCTGGATCAACCCATATTGCTTCCCTTCTTCAAGCCTCAATCGGGTATTCAAGGTTACAATTTTCTATTACTTTTCAACCCCCTCTTCTCTTGTTTCTTTTCTCCCATTTTCATTTTACTTTTCACGGAAATGAATACAAATATTCATGAGAGAACTAGTTTCTGATTCAATCTGGTTTATTGGACTTCCACATGTGTTTTAATCTAGAGATATGAATTGCTCTAGAAAATCGAAGTTTGTATTCGATGCATTTCGGAATTTGTCTTCAAAGATTTTTCCCAAAGATTTAATTCAAGGTTCTAGATCAAGAATTTCCCATACTGGGTATTCGTTTCCATCTGGGAAAACTTCTAATTCTCATGGGTTTCAATCGGTTTCTCCAATTGTACAAAGATTTGGGGAGATCAGGAGACGATACAATCCCTTCTTCGGTGATTCGAAGAGATTTTACTATGTCGATCGCTACCGTGTCCAGCATTTTAAGCCAAGAGGACCTCGGCGATGGTTTCAAGATCCAAGAACTTTATTGATTGTTGTGGTGGCGGGTTCGGGAGTTTTTATCACTGTGTATTACGGGAATTTAGAGACCATACCTTATACGAAACGAAGGCATTTTGTGCTGTTGTCCAAACCAATGGAGAGGAAGATTGGAGAGTCTGAATTTGAGCAAATGAAAGCAGCTTTCAAGGGTAAAATATTGCCTGCTATACACCCAGAAAGTGTGAGAATAAGATTGATTGCTAAGGATATTATTGAGGCATTACAAAGAGGGTTGAGGCAAGAGAATGTGTGGAGTGATTTAGGCTATGCATCAGAGGCTGTGATTGGAGCTCCTGAAGGGAGTGGCCATGAGACATTGATTGCGCTTAGAGATTCTGGGAATGAGAAGTTGGAAGGTAAATGGTACCGTGAAGATGAGATTCTGGATGACAAATGGGTTGAGCACAGTCGAAAGAAGGGTCAGGGGTCCCAACCAAATACCTCGCATTTGGATGGATTGAATTGGGAGGTTTTGGTGGTGAATGAGCCAGTTGTTAATGCATTTTGCTTGCCTGGTGGGAAAATTGTTGTTTTCACTGGCTTGCTTGAGCACTTCACAAATGATGCAGAAATTGCTACTATTATTGGTCATGAGGTATGTTATATGGTATCATAAATCAAATGCAACAATCACAACGAAAGCTACACATTTTTCTTCCATAATCATTATCTATATGATTGAGTTGTTTCTTGGAAATAATGCATCTATGAAAAATTATATGAATGTTTTTACGATAAATTTTGATATGGTGAGTTCGAATCGCCATcgttttctcttattcttcATCTTATTGAGTCATCGACCACATATTCTATTGACatcaatatcaatatttttgttcTTTAACTTGCAAGCTTTCACTTAGCTCTACCTTTATAATCATGCTTTAATGTTTTTTGTTGCAATAGAGCGGAATAGTTTTCTGGGCTTAAGTGCAAGGTGTTTGTGTGGCACGCTATATATAAAAGTACTACGTTAAGAAAGAAACATACCTCACGTGGAAATACGAAAATAAGCCCCTAAATACAAGAAATTTAGCATTTTAGTTTCgtaaatttgattttttgtaGTGAATTAAGATTTGTAGTGAATTAAGATGGAAAAATTCTAATTGTtactatttttataaaaaaaaagtaatgaaATGCCCTAAGGCCCAAGGTTTGCGCCTTGAGGCTTCACACAAGGCACGTGTCTGAGGTCTGCCTTATTTTGTGAGTCTTGCCTTTTCAAGGTAAAGTGCCAGA
Encoded proteins:
- the LOC103484014 gene encoding embryo-specific protein ATS3A-like isoform X2; protein product: MKQKSSSLNMATPLLPFFIFSLFSISASQSTGSLPQPASKSLSIAYIREAGDCNYRVNITTSCSSPFYISSEIGVLFGDAHGNQNGSDDWIPETVEISSPDIDTVKYTYNSSIPNDTWYGFDDCQYFPSPSPPPPPPPSVPSTAGCLPRWKWLASLIPVLFSSFLL
- the LOC103484014 gene encoding embryo-specific protein ATS3B-like isoform X1, which codes for MKQKSSSLNMATPLLPFFIFSLFSISASQSTGSLPQPASKSLSIAYIREAGDCNYRVNITTSCSSPFYISSEIGVLFGDAHGNQIYEPKLEVESGNAFGKCRKDIFELIGPCTDQICFFYLYKNGSDDWIPETVEISSPDIDTVKYTYNSSIPNDTWYGFDDCQYFPSPSPPPPPPPSVPSTAGCLPRWKWLASLIPVLFSSFLL
- the LOC103484016 gene encoding embryo-specific protein ATS3B-like, coding for MDIKGVLCLLLTSAILFPSLEATELLPKPAESFNLTYIQQLGSCSYSVVISTSCLSPTYTRDQISLSFGDAYGNQIYVPRLDDPSRRIFERCSSDTFGINGPCAYQICYVYLYRTGPDAWIPTTVTISGHNSRPVTFNYNTAIPSDVWFGFNLCGHPSSSNHISGCIGCFYVILVSILLLLL
- the LOC103484017 gene encoding uncharacterized protein LOC103484017; this translates as MNCSRKSKFVFDAFRNLSSKIFPKDLIQGSRSRISHTGYSFPSGKTSNSHGFQSVSPIVQRFGEIRRRYNPFFGDSKRFYYVDRYRVQHFKPRGPRRWFQDPRTLLIVVVAGSGVFITVYYGNLETIPYTKRRHFVLLSKPMERKIGESEFEQMKAAFKGKILPAIHPESVRIRLIAKDIIEALQRGLRQENVWSDLGYASEAVIGAPEGSGHETLIALRDSGNEKLEGKWYREDEILDDKWVEHSRKKGQGSQPNTSHLDGLNWEVLVVNEPVVNAFCLPGGKIVVFTGLLEHFTNDAEIATIIGHEVAHAVARHAAEGITKNLGFAVLQIILYQFVMPDIVNTMSTLFLRLPFSRRMEMEADYIGLLLMASAGYDPRVAPRVYERLGKVTGESALRDYLSTHPSGKKRAQLLAQAKVMEEALSIYREVRAGHGVQGFL